AAGAGAGTCGTTGCAGAGGCCAGGCCGACGATGACCGATCTGTAATACTCGATTATCTCAGTACCGATATTAGAGACTACTGCAGTAACTGAAAAGATTACGAGGACGCCGAGTATCTTTGAAGAAACTTCCGTAATTGCCTTCGGCAAATCTTGTGTCTGCACTGATACATAAAGCCCGAGCGCAAGCGACCACAGGATAATAGAGCTCCGGACAGACGCTACCACGACATCGTCAAAACGCCACTTCGTTCGTGCGGCCAGCTTCGCGAGGCGACTCATCACCACCCTTTTGAACAACCAGCCGAAGAGGAGAGAGCCGGCAACAATCGCTGACGGAGCTACGAGCTGCTCAATTATTGACAGCGTCAGCACCATATTCTACAAACTCGAAATTGAATATTTCGCTCAAAAGTTTTGCCGCCCACCTGTAGACGTTCTGATGACCGACTACTTCTCTCATCTTGCTCATTCTTCTCTGACGCTCATCGGGCGACATCTCGACCGCCGTTTTTATTGCATCCGCCAGCCCGTCAGTGTAATAAGGATTCACCAGCAACGCATCGGGCAGCTCCCTCGCAGAGCCCGTGAACTCGCTAAGTATCAATGCCCCTTGCAGTTCGTTTCGCGCCGCCACAAACTCTTTTGCGACAAGGTTCATCCCATCATGGAGCGACGTAACCATGGCTACGTTTGCGATGCCGTTCCATGCGGTCACTTCCTCTTTGGAGTGATTCGCCCGTGTCATCATTATCGGCTTCCACCCCGAAAACTGGTACTTCTGATTGATGCTGACCAGCAACTCATTCAGAGAGTCATTGAGCTCCCTGTATTCAGGAATCTGCATCCTGCTTAGGGCGCCTAATTGAACGAGCACGAATTTGCCCAGGTACTGAGGGTTCTTCTCAAGAAATCTGTCAACTGCATGGAATCGCTCCGCGATTCCTTTTGTGTAATCAATCCTGTCGACCCCGACGGCAACTATCTTGTCTTTCAGCCTGTACTTCTTGACCAGTTCGTTTCTCAGGTTTCCTATACCCGCGCTTGAAGACATGTCGGAGACGTACTGAAAATCAATACCGATTGGAAATGCCCGGACAAGCGTGGTCTTTCGGCCGCGCGTTACGCGCGAGAGGTCGTATTCGACTCTCGACTCGAGATACCGGTTGACGGTATCCAAGAAATTGATTAGATGATATTGGGTCTGAAACGCCAGGAGATCGTTGTATAACAGACTGTCGAGCAACTCTTCCTTGAATGGCAGAATTCGTACCACTTCGCTATTCGGCCACGGTATGTGCCAGAACTGTGCAGTAACCACGTTGCGAATCCTCTCCTTGAGCATCTTCGCAAGATTCGCAAAATGGTAATCCTGGATGAACACGAACGCAGGCCTGTCCCCGACGATATCTGCAACGGCGTCTGCATATTTCTCCTGAACCTCTTTGTAGATGCGGTAGTCGGATTGTTCGAATCGCGGCCTGACATAGGCAACATGGCAGAGCGGCCAGATCCCGCCGTTTGCAAAATTATAATAGAAGCCCGTCTCTTCTTCTTTGGAAAGGAACACGCGTTTCAGAGTAAACTTCGGGTTCTCGGGAGGGCACGCAACCTCATTTGATCCGTTGATCACCAGGTTATCGGCTTCACCCGATGCCTGAGCAACCCAGTATCCGCCGCTTGCTTCCATCACCGGATCCAGAGCAGTAACGAGTCCTCCGGGCGGAACGTAGCACTTTATTTCGTCGCCATCAAAAAAATGCACGTACGGTTCCCTGTTGGAAACCACAATGAGGAGTCTGTCGCCAAGCTTGGACTGGATAAGCTCGGATAATCTATCCTTTGTCCACATATAGTTAATATAAAAACATGCCGGAGAAAACCAAGACTAACCAGATAGAATAACTGGAACGGCAAATGAAAAGAAAAACACGAGGCAAGC
The DNA window shown above is from Candidatus Acidiferrales bacterium and carries:
- a CDS encoding trehalose-6-phosphate synthase; its protein translation is MWTKDRLSELIQSKLGDRLLIVVSNREPYVHFFDGDEIKCYVPPGGLVTALDPVMEASGGYWVAQASGEADNLVINGSNEVACPPENPKFTLKRVFLSKEEETGFYYNFANGGIWPLCHVAYVRPRFEQSDYRIYKEVQEKYADAVADIVGDRPAFVFIQDYHFANLAKMLKERIRNVVTAQFWHIPWPNSEVVRILPFKEELLDSLLYNDLLAFQTQYHLINFLDTVNRYLESRVEYDLSRVTRGRKTTLVRAFPIGIDFQYVSDMSSSAGIGNLRNELVKKYRLKDKIVAVGVDRIDYTKGIAERFHAVDRFLEKNPQYLGKFVLVQLGALSRMQIPEYRELNDSLNELLVSINQKYQFSGWKPIMMTRANHSKEEVTAWNGIANVAMVTSLHDGMNLVAKEFVAARNELQGALILSEFTGSARELPDALLVNPYYTDGLADAIKTAVEMSPDERQRRMSKMREVVGHQNVYRWAAKLLSEIFNFEFVEYGADAVNN